In Hymenobacter aquaticus, a single window of DNA contains:
- a CDS encoding GNAT family N-acetyltransferase has protein sequence MSATPSHNLIIPGYALDYYLSQGYYRMHQDLFTCRVLPIDGGLYSVHWLRLVLADVQDGPEQRRLRRLNERFSVTLRQFRLTPELEELYAAYRGSISFDAPPTVESFILAGSDHNVFSTGVVEVRDGSRLIAAGIFDSGARSLAGIMNFYHPDYRKYSLGKYLMLLKIDHARRQQYTYYYPGYLVHNYPKFDYKLFACPAATEVFDALNSCWLPFSREVVARQSVELLATWQDDDPMAELDG, from the coding sequence ATGTCTGCTACCCCTTCGCACAACCTGATTATTCCCGGCTACGCCCTCGATTATTACCTGAGCCAGGGCTACTACCGCATGCACCAGGACCTGTTTACCTGCCGCGTGCTGCCCATTGATGGTGGCCTCTACAGCGTGCATTGGCTGCGCTTGGTGCTGGCCGACGTGCAGGATGGCCCCGAGCAGCGCCGCCTGCGGCGCCTCAACGAGCGGTTTTCCGTGACTCTGCGCCAGTTTCGCCTGACCCCGGAGCTGGAAGAGCTGTACGCGGCTTACCGTGGCTCCATCAGCTTCGACGCGCCGCCCACGGTGGAGTCGTTTATCCTGGCCGGCTCCGACCACAACGTGTTCAGCACCGGCGTGGTGGAAGTGCGCGACGGCAGCCGCCTGATTGCGGCCGGCATTTTCGACAGCGGGGCCCGCAGCCTGGCCGGCATCATGAACTTCTACCACCCCGACTACCGCAAGTACAGCCTGGGCAAGTACCTGATGCTGCTCAAGATAGACCACGCCCGCCGGCAGCAGTACACTTATTACTACCCCGGCTACCTGGTGCACAATTACCCAAAATTCGACTACAAGCTGTTTGCCTGCCCGGCGGCCACCGAGGTATTCGACGCGCTGAACAGCTGCTGGCTGCCCTTTTCCCGGGAGGTTGTAGCGCGGCAATCCGTTGAGCTGCTGGCCACCTGGCAGGACGATGACCCGATGGCTGAACTGGACGGATAA
- the ybeY gene encoding rRNA maturation RNase YbeY, which translates to MNQHPPGTEDEMNSGLPQDSHESHGIEFLVEDVDFELAEAEALTSWIERIAQVHEHKIVQLTYIFCSDEYLHRVNVEYLDHDTYTDVITFDNADDADIIEGDIFISVERVRENATQLGVTFHDELHRVMIHGVLHLLGYADKDLLSQTAMRKKEDYCLSLRAF; encoded by the coding sequence ATGAACCAGCACCCTCCCGGAACGGAAGATGAAATGAACAGCGGCTTGCCCCAGGACTCGCACGAGTCGCACGGCATCGAGTTTCTGGTCGAGGACGTCGACTTTGAGCTGGCCGAGGCCGAGGCGCTGACCTCGTGGATTGAGCGGATTGCCCAGGTGCACGAGCATAAAATCGTGCAGCTGACGTATATCTTCTGTTCCGACGAGTATCTGCACCGCGTCAACGTCGAGTACCTCGACCACGACACCTACACCGACGTCATCACCTTCGACAACGCCGACGACGCAGACATCATCGAGGGCGACATCTTCATCAGCGTGGAGCGGGTGCGGGAAAATGCCACGCAGCTGGGCGTAACCTTTCACGACGAGCTGCACCGCGTAATGATTCACGGCGTGCTGCACCTGCTGGGCTACGCCGACAAAGACCTGCTGAGCCAGACGGCCATGCGCAAGAAAGAGGACTACTGCCTCTCACTGCGCGCTTTCTAG
- a CDS encoding ATP-binding protein, protein MKQVKIQIPSLVENIRVVESFIDNSKDTFHIEDDIYGNIMVAVTEAVNNAIRHGNKFDKDRNVYLSLYVDKDRVKFEVEDEGDGFDYTDLLDPTAPENLENPGGRGIFLIRHLADEVEFTKDGRNVQLTFMLAPTEVDESSETDTVSSENAA, encoded by the coding sequence ATGAAACAGGTTAAAATTCAGATTCCTTCGCTCGTTGAAAATATCCGTGTCGTAGAAAGCTTTATCGACAACTCCAAGGATACGTTTCACATTGAGGATGACATTTATGGCAATATCATGGTCGCCGTGACGGAGGCCGTGAACAATGCCATTCGCCACGGCAACAAGTTCGACAAGGACCGCAACGTGTACCTGTCGCTCTACGTGGACAAGGACCGCGTCAAGTTTGAGGTGGAAGACGAGGGTGACGGCTTCGACTACACCGACCTGCTGGACCCCACCGCGCCCGAAAACCTGGAAAACCCCGGCGGGCGGGGCATCTTCCTCATTCGCCACCTGGCCGATGAAGTGGAGTTCACCAAGGACGGCCGCAACGTGCAGCTGACCTTCATGCTGGCCCCCACCGAAGTCGACGAGTCTTCCGAAACCGACACCGTTTCCAGCGAAAACGCGGCATGA
- a CDS encoding DUF4175 family protein: protein MPVTTTNAPALEQVLAQLNAFKRKFYLNLLVRGALVAGGLLLTLFLVFNTLEYFLYLPTWVRGGLLFGFLALTVYAFVHWIWQPLAALTNLRRLLSDEQAAQRVGELFPQVQDKLLNALQLQGQARENELIAASLEQRAGQLTGLEFSQGINIKAQTRPLWKYVAVPAGIMLLLLLVYPALFVQGTDRIFHYNRAYSPPAPFRFIVENKDLKAFKGENYALAVTVEGEALPNEINIVYGGRERRLSKQSGNRYTYEFKQLQRDVEFQLSAAGFTSDDYDLLVRERPNLRDFAVHVTYPTYIGKPAETIRNTGNLTVPEGSTVRWEFSTAATDELQLLFTNPNETVTATAAGEGFETSRRILKSQEYAVRLRNAASLNRNPIQYQITAIPDLVPEITVESFADTTSLRYLALGGAVRDDYGLSRLQLHYRVTSKARPNGDYKARALALQSGPSQSYAYQWDLAPLNLKPGDRVEYFLQVWDNDGVHGSKSARTRAAEFRLPSTKELREQMNAQSQSVQNQLSQAAEKSKKLEREMAKTEDKLKTKRNLNFQDKKQLQDMLEQKQQMDQQLADMKKMFEELTQKQDQLDPKSEELREKAEELKKLMDSLLDPETKKLYDQLQKLLEEQKTPDAQLQKMLQQLENKENTLQKELGRALEMFKQLQFEQKLEQTTEKLEQLAQEQEKLAEQTEKNDKDNQPKGDSKQEQQQKQEQLKQQQADKQQEFQDVKKDLEDLKKMDEQLDNQNGADDLKQDQQDVDQQQQDSQEQLGKNQNKKASQSQKQAAQKMQQMAQKMKQQQEEDQDEQQQQNIDDLRDILDNLITLSFDQENLMKQFRQVDQTDPRFVQLGQNQRKLRDDAAIIQDSLYALAKKVFQIQSFVTREVGEMNGQMDESMNQIRQRNVGRATSSQQLAMTSMNNLALMLNDALQQMQQQQREGQQSQQSGGKPGGKKKKKGSSPGEGQLGKMQQQLNQQIQQLQQSGKTGRALSEDLAKLAAQQQMLREALKELDKLQQGSKEGKGQNGAGGTGELKKLMEQTETDLVNKRLTEQTILRQRQIMTRLLEVEKSARERDQDDKREAQTAQSRPPVFPPAFEKYKQQKNRQTELLRTVPPALTPYYQREVSEYFQKMK, encoded by the coding sequence GTGCCTGTAACGACTACGAATGCGCCGGCCCTGGAGCAGGTTCTGGCGCAACTAAATGCCTTTAAGCGGAAGTTTTACCTGAACCTGCTGGTGCGCGGCGCGCTGGTGGCGGGCGGGCTGCTGCTCACGCTGTTCCTGGTATTCAACACCCTGGAATATTTCCTGTACCTGCCCACCTGGGTGCGGGGCGGGCTGCTGTTCGGCTTCCTGGCCCTGACGGTCTACGCCTTCGTCCACTGGATCTGGCAGCCCCTGGCCGCCCTCACCAACCTGCGCCGCCTGCTCTCTGACGAGCAGGCCGCCCAGCGCGTCGGCGAATTATTCCCCCAGGTGCAGGACAAGCTGCTCAACGCCCTGCAGCTCCAGGGTCAGGCCCGGGAAAACGAGCTGATTGCCGCCAGCCTCGAGCAGCGCGCCGGTCAGCTTACCGGTTTGGAGTTCAGCCAGGGCATCAACATCAAGGCCCAGACCCGGCCGCTGTGGAAGTACGTGGCCGTGCCGGCCGGCATCATGCTGCTGCTCCTGCTCGTGTATCCGGCCCTGTTCGTGCAGGGCACCGACCGGATTTTCCACTACAACCGCGCCTACTCGCCGCCGGCCCCGTTCCGGTTTATCGTCGAGAATAAGGACCTGAAGGCCTTCAAGGGCGAAAACTACGCGCTGGCCGTGACGGTGGAAGGCGAGGCCCTGCCCAACGAAATCAACATCGTGTACGGGGGCCGGGAGCGGCGCCTGAGCAAGCAGAGCGGCAACCGCTACACCTACGAGTTCAAGCAGCTGCAGCGCGACGTGGAGTTTCAGCTTTCGGCCGCCGGCTTCACCTCCGATGATTACGACCTGCTGGTGCGCGAGCGGCCCAACCTGCGCGACTTCGCCGTGCACGTCACCTACCCGACCTACATCGGCAAGCCCGCCGAAACCATCCGCAACACCGGCAACCTGACCGTGCCCGAGGGCAGCACCGTGCGCTGGGAGTTCAGCACCGCCGCCACCGACGAGCTGCAATTGCTCTTCACCAACCCGAACGAAACGGTAACGGCCACCGCGGCGGGGGAGGGGTTTGAAACCTCGCGCCGCATTCTGAAAAGCCAGGAGTACGCCGTGCGCCTGCGCAACGCGGCCAGCCTCAACCGAAACCCAATCCAGTACCAGATTACCGCCATTCCGGACCTGGTGCCGGAAATTACGGTCGAGAGCTTTGCCGATACCACCTCGCTGCGCTACCTGGCCCTGGGCGGCGCGGTGCGCGACGACTACGGCCTGAGCCGCTTGCAGCTCCACTACCGCGTGACGTCCAAGGCCCGCCCGAATGGCGACTACAAGGCCCGCGCCCTGGCCCTGCAAAGCGGCCCCAGCCAGAGCTACGCCTACCAGTGGGACCTGGCCCCACTCAACCTGAAGCCCGGCGACCGGGTGGAATACTTCCTGCAGGTGTGGGACAACGACGGCGTGCACGGCTCTAAGTCGGCCCGGACGCGGGCGGCGGAGTTCCGGCTACCGTCCACCAAGGAGCTGCGGGAGCAGATGAACGCTCAGTCGCAGTCGGTGCAGAACCAGCTGAGCCAGGCGGCCGAGAAGTCGAAGAAGCTGGAGCGGGAAATGGCCAAGACCGAGGACAAGCTCAAAACCAAGCGCAACCTCAACTTCCAGGACAAAAAGCAGCTCCAGGACATGCTCGAGCAAAAGCAGCAGATGGACCAGCAGCTGGCCGACATGAAGAAGATGTTCGAGGAGCTGACCCAGAAGCAGGACCAGCTCGACCCCAAAAGCGAGGAGCTACGTGAAAAAGCCGAGGAGCTTAAGAAGCTCATGGACTCGTTGCTCGACCCCGAAACCAAGAAGCTCTACGACCAGCTGCAGAAGCTGCTGGAAGAGCAGAAGACGCCCGACGCCCAGCTGCAAAAGATGCTGCAGCAGCTCGAAAACAAGGAAAACACTCTGCAGAAAGAGCTGGGGCGCGCCCTGGAGATGTTCAAGCAATTGCAGTTTGAGCAGAAGCTGGAGCAAACCACCGAAAAGCTGGAGCAGCTGGCCCAGGAGCAGGAAAAGCTGGCCGAGCAAACCGAGAAAAACGACAAGGACAACCAGCCGAAAGGCGACTCGAAGCAAGAGCAGCAGCAGAAACAGGAGCAGCTCAAGCAGCAGCAGGCCGACAAGCAGCAGGAGTTCCAGGACGTGAAAAAGGACCTGGAAGACCTCAAGAAGATGGACGAGCAGCTCGACAACCAGAACGGCGCCGACGACCTGAAGCAGGACCAGCAGGACGTGGACCAGCAGCAGCAGGACAGCCAGGAGCAGCTGGGTAAAAACCAGAACAAGAAAGCCAGCCAGAGCCAGAAGCAGGCCGCCCAGAAAATGCAGCAGATGGCCCAGAAGATGAAGCAGCAGCAGGAAGAGGACCAGGACGAGCAGCAGCAGCAGAACATCGACGACCTGCGCGACATCCTCGACAACCTGATTACCCTCAGCTTCGACCAGGAAAACCTGATGAAGCAGTTCCGCCAGGTCGACCAGACCGACCCGCGCTTCGTGCAGCTGGGCCAGAACCAGCGCAAGCTCCGGGACGACGCGGCCATCATCCAGGACTCGTTGTATGCCCTGGCCAAGAAGGTGTTCCAGATCCAGTCGTTCGTAACCCGGGAAGTAGGCGAGATGAACGGGCAGATGGACGAGTCCATGAACCAGATCCGGCAGCGCAACGTGGGCCGGGCCACCAGCAGCCAGCAGCTGGCCATGACCAGCATGAACAACCTGGCCCTGATGCTCAACGACGCCCTGCAACAGATGCAGCAGCAGCAGCGCGAGGGGCAGCAGAGCCAGCAGAGCGGGGGCAAGCCCGGCGGCAAAAAGAAGAAGAAAGGCAGCTCGCCCGGCGAAGGGCAGCTGGGCAAGATGCAGCAGCAACTCAACCAGCAGATTCAGCAGCTCCAGCAGAGCGGCAAAACCGGCCGGGCCCTCTCGGAAGATCTGGCCAAGCTCGCCGCACAGCAGCAAATGCTCCGTGAAGCCCTCAAAGAGCTCGACAAACTGCAGCAGGGCAGCAAGGAGGGCAAAGGCCAGAATGGGGCGGGCGGCACCGGCGAATTGAAGAAATTAATGGAACAAACCGAAACCGACCTCGTAAATAAGCGGCTAACGGAGCAAACCATTCTGCGTCAGCGCCAAATCATGACCCGCTTGCTGGAAGTCGAGAAATCGGCCCGGGAGCGGGACCAGGATGACAAGCGCGAAGCGCAGACCGCACAGAGCCGTCCGCCGGTGTTTCCGCCCGCTTTTGAGAAATATAAGCAGCAGAAAAACAGGCAGACAGAGCTGTTACGGACGGTTCCGCCGGCCCTCACGCCGTACTATCAGCGGGAGGTGAGTGAATATTTTCAGAAAATGAAATAG